The genomic segment ctgggctagaggaCACAAATTGGGCACAAGGACaaagatatcgaggaggaccagcaggggcCCTttccccctgtcggcctccctcaataggtcatcacacagggcgaccaatgccgtttccataccatggtgcggcctgaagcccgactgaaatggatccagggcatctgtttcgtccaggtgcgcctgaaggtgatcggccaccaccctctctaccaccttgcttaggaaagaaacattggtgatgggcctgtagttgccaatttcgtccgccaccaaacttggtttcttcctaatgggcctaatgagtgtctccttgagggcggatggaaatctgccctcaaggagagacccattaattattacagtggcccattctgttgttataggcctggctggtttgattagccaggccgggcaaggatccagtgaggaggtggtggcacgacagcgatcgagcgccctggccacagagtcaggcgtgacaggctgaaaggaatcaaaagttaccaggcaagacggtgcgctggacatctctgctcaactcactgtgttcaaaaaaggagacaggtcccggcggatggcctccactttagattttaaaaatgctgcaaattggtttggtgaaaaactagggggaggcccatcacccagaccaattccggataggtcgcgcactatacggaataattccgcctgctggttggacacttcgcttatccggttagcgaagtatgttcgactggcagcctttacactagccaggtaaaggttagtggcgactttaacagctatccaattataatctgtcgggtcctttctccatttgtgctctagccgtctccttacccgcttcaacgcccggaggtcctggttaaaccagggtgccgggcggtctctgcggcggagagggagtttgggtgcgatcatgtctacggccatAGCCGCAGCGGCAAACCAGCTGTtggtcagagcctcgacaggagcgtcagccaggtcagctgtaacacctctcatggcatcctggaatccaatcggatccagtagtcttcgagggcggaccataacaatcgGTCCCTGCTccctacggggggggggagggccatgttgaggttacattttattaggtggtgatccgaccatgacagagggaccgactcgaggtcagtcaccatctcGCTCccattggaggaaaaaaccaggtcaagtgtgtggccgcccacgtgggtggggccgatgacgtgttgggacatgttcaagaaggacatggtctccaagaactcaagagccggtccggaagtctctgcccccgcatgcaggTTGAAGTTCCCCAAAATCAacagcttcggggaacccaacagtgccgcggagacaaagtccaccagctccggtagggaaatggctgggtcgcggggagcacggtagcccagcaagatcccaataccgtccctggccccaatcgacacgtggagagcctccagacccggctttaccaccgaggagcgcctagtaacctccaagatggatttgtaaacaatggttGGAAAGTAATTATCTCAACTCTGCTGGCAAACATAGAATGTTTAATCATCTCTGCTTTACAGTCCCATAACCCAGGTATTACCTTACTGAAAGCAATGATAATTTCCACTTGTACAAGGCATTAGTGGATTTTACTCTTGCACAAATAGTGGGGAAAGAGGAACTGCACACAGAATGGTCTGTTCTATGTGCAGTTGATAAGTACCAGGACACTCAAGAATATGTGTGAGTGCGTTGTATGTGTATGAAAAAGAGACAGACATACAGATTTTCTGCATTTCCCATTAAGAGACTACTATGGATTAAATAAACATACAATATGTGGTCAGCTAGGGCATTTTTCTGGCCCCAAGGACATGTTAAACTCCCAtgttaaaaacaaataagcagACACAAAAGCGAAGTAAAAAATTCCTATTTCCACCCTGGATGTTCGTTGGGTATGGGGCTGGGGGAGTGTTGTTCCTTTAAGCCCTTTCCCATCAAATAACACAGAGGTCTTTGCATGgtcaccttttctttctttcttagaaagaaagaaggttaaAAATAAGCATCTCTGGTCCTGCTGCAGCCCATGGCACGGACTGGAGTGATTGTGACTCTCAAGCCATATAGACTGCCCACTCATGATTTAACCCCGCCACACACAAGacctcttcttcctccagcaTTGCTTGCGCTGAGATTGTCGTCCTTCTCAGATACATAAAACAAATCCCTGGCAACTCTGTTCACCTTTGTCCTAACATCCTGCTTGTGTCTTCTCAGCAGCTTGGACAGTACTGTACTTGCTTTATGAGCTGATGCTCACTTTCCCTTTTGTATCCTAGAAGAGATGTCTCCAGTGCAACGTGCACATTTCTCTCAACAATGAAGAATGAATGatattttgctttgcattttccaGCAAAATTCAATCAGGAGCAGGAGCCTGCTTCAGTGTAATTTGGTAGGGAAAGTAGCAATTTAAACTGTGCTTATGTTTGCAAGTACAAACATTAGATGCATGAGAGTGGCAAGAGAGTTCTCCGTTCTGCTAGACCTACTTAGGCATGGCATCTTCTACCACATTCAAATACTGTAATGGCATTCTCTCCAGTCTGTGTGATCGCAGCATATTATTTTGTACAAAGATTCTACTTTTCCCTGGAGACAGTACCTAATAAAACTTCTTTGCAAAACTTGTCCTTATATAGTTTTCCCCAGAGTTCTCATCCAGATCAAGGTGGGTGACCACAAACACTGACAGGCAGCAAGCTCTAGTGGAGTAGCCATGTTTGGTGGGTACAGCAAAATACGTAAGTAGTCTCAAGGCTTTTCTAAAGACTAGCAATTTTTTTAACTGTGTGGACTCTGAGGGACTAGATTTGGGTGCTATGGTGTACAGTAGTCTGTAGTTTCTGCTGATGTATGTTGACTGGTTTTTAAGGTGTTATGAAAATCTGGGTGTTGTTGATAAGAAAGGAAACCAAGACCTCCCAGGGCAGCACTCACGTACCCCACACTGTTTCCTTCCTctcatttcccttcttcttggctgCTTCCCATTTTCAAGTGACTTGCACAACTGTGCTGTATGCAACTGCTGAGATCAGGGTGGGGGTGGCTGGGTGAAGACACAGCTTGCAACTTGCTCTGTGATCCATGTGACAGCAGTTTCCGTTAGTTCCTTCCGCAAGTTCTAAATTAATCTGACGTTAAGTGAGAGCAAACtgctaattttattatttattaatttgtttacttTAAAAGTAACCTGTAGACCAGAGGACAGGCCCTGGTGCAGAATGACCCTCCCAATGCTGAGCATGTCGCTCCAACTGGTGAGTAAGAAACCTGAAATTTGTCTCCATACTTTGCTATGTGAAAGGGACGCAGATGATAAGTAAAGGGAACCATTCAACCATTGCTGCTTTAGTCGGACCTTCTGTGCTGTAAAAGGCACCTTCCAGTATACAGCTGAGTTATATATGGAAGAGTTAATTCTGTGCCATGTGGTTAGTCCTATACCATGTGGTTCTTGGAAATAACATGTCGCGTGAGTGATACTCAGAGAGCAGGAGACAAAGCAGGATAGGGAACGGTTATTGACAACTGGAAAATTCAGACTTTGAAGGATAATTTACTCTGGGGAAATAAATGCTCATCTTCTTTGAACAGTTATATGGGTGGAGTGTATAAGGACAAAATGAGAAGGCAGAAGAGCACATGGTGATTGAGATCTGCAGTGCTAAACTATAatttcaaagaaaaaggaaatgaactaAGGAGGATCTCAGGCTAAATAGCCACTCTAGTCATTGACAGAGAAAATATGAAGAGATGCTCTGATGGTCCTTTGTAATATGCTGATATGGTTTAAAAGAGAAGACTGAATGCCCCATTTCACTCTCATGCCCTGAAATAAtctcataaataaaataaatgaataaaataaaaatgggggggggtagctgtgttactctattgtaacaaaaataataaaagagttttgtggcatcttaaagactattttTAGTTGGCATAAATTCACAGTAGGATTGTGATTCCTGCTTAATAATTACAACAGTACAATTACTactcttcccttcccccacttAAATTAAGTTGTTAAATGAGGAAATAGGCGGGGAGATAATCAGGAATGGACTTTCCTGTGAAAAGACTCTAAGCTcagtttttgatgatgatgatgatgatgatgtaccatcaggtcaattctgacttaaggggattctttccagggttttcaaggtacagactactcagaagtggtttgtcactGCCTTCTTTTGTGGCCACTCTGGGACcctgcagcttccccaaggccacacaggctagctcttttcCTGAGTGGTATAGTGGGGAATCCACAAAGCAATTCCTAACTCTCAGAGGGCAACTGCATTGGCTATTTATCCCCACGGTGTGCATTGTATTTGGTACAGATAAAACTGAAGTAAAAATTGGGACTATATAGTATAAAGCTAACTACAGGGAAGCCTGGTGTTTTTCACTGTTGAATCATCTCTTTTTGTTCGGCTGGCAAATGTTAGTTCATTGTGGTCTGATTTGACTGGATCACTTTCCTCTATTTTCTGACATGTGTGGTTGCCTGATCCAAAGAAGTGGTCGCAGGAGTGTCAGTGGGTACCTGTTGTCACCCCACTTCAAAAcagtttttctattttttaaagaacatattATTATGCTTGCCCAAATGTGGTGTTGCACCAGATAACCACTATGttgcttttgaaaaattaaaatttaaaagatgAGAAAGCAAAGAGGTGGTCCCAGTGAAAATTGCCAGTTTTCTCTCTTTGCCCCTGTGGACTTCAGCCATACGATAACTGAATGTATTTGTGTGGGTAGCTGCAGCGATTTCACTCGCGGAAAACTGGATGTTACAACATTTCACAATAAATTGGCGGGCCCAGGGCAAAATTCATGAGAGGTTGCAACTGAAAGTGAAGAGCAATGTTTTCAACAACGTCTTGAAGGTAGGTAGGGAGAGGACCAGGCATAGTTCAATCAGGACCTGGTTCGAGAGAATTTATGCCACCGCTGAGAAGATTCAACTTCTAGTTGATGTTTTCCTGGCCTTCTTTAGCATGACCACCTGGAGGCGCATTGCTTGGTTGGCTCTGGTGGCACAGGTGGATGATCTTGGGGAAATTTCACcctgacatacagtggggtctctacttaagaacttaatccttattggaaggtggttctcaagtggaaaagttcttatgtagaatctgcatttcccataggaatgcattgaaaaccatttaatccgtatctgctcttttccgttcatagaaactaatgggaagctgctattccgccttctaccactagagggggatttttttcttttttccccttaggtcagggaacagtgttaaaagcacttctgacgaagctaattttgaagcaatggactgaaaaccaattaatccattctggctgtttttttttttatgtagaggtgcgttcgtacattgaagcattagttcccataggaactaatgcaaagctggttaatacgtactctaccactagggggagaacttttttttaacctaagatgacctaaggttaaaaaaagagcaggaaagtttttttttcctgttcttatctggatttttgttctcaagtagaagcaaaatttagcaaatgaatctgttcttaagtagaattgttcttaagtagggacgttcttaagtagagaccccactgtagtgtttATCTGGTACATTGCTACCTTTggcaagcatttttttaaaaaaaatagaaacaaccATTTGAGGAGGGGAGACAACAGGCActcagttgaggggaactgatGTGATAGTATACCCACTGACCTCCCAGTGACCACCCGTTTGCATCACATCAGGTGATCACACATACCAGAAGGTGGGAAAAAGCAATATCAGCCAATTCAAGGCAAAATAAGTCACCCCTTgccagaaagagacagaaaaaagagGCAAACTTGGTGGGTTTCTCTGTACAGTAGTTAACTTTACAATGGAAAATAATTTGTAATAATTGGATTGGGGGATTATTTATGCCAAATCTGATGCAAACTGTGGAGTAAGCAGCCAATATAGTCACCCTCTTAGATACTGAAAACAAATTCCTAAAGAGTTTATGCTCAGAAGGTCCCTGTTGTTTCATTCTATGTGTACCTTGTACTTGGCTgtagttaaggtaaaggtaaagattcccattgacatttttagtccagtcgtgtccgactctagggggtggtgctcatcccgttttcaagccgtagagccagtgcctgtccgaatacagtttctgttgtcacgtggccagcgtgactagggaacgccgttttaccttcccaccgagatggtacctatttatctactcgcatttgcatgcttttgaactgctaggttggcaaggagctgggacaaagtgatgggagctgactccgtcacgtggattcgaacttatgagtgctggtcttctgaccctgcagcacacaggcttctgcagtttaacccgcagagccaccagaTCCCATGTTGGCAGTAGTTAGTGGATCCTAAAACATAAGAACAAGATAGTACTTAATGCTTGGATTCTACTTATCCTTGGCAGGAGAACATCAGATGTGGGAAAAGCATGTGCATTACATAAGAATATTGAAGAGTCAGAGCTTGATGTGGGGTTGGCTTCTGGAGAATGTTTGACAGCAAACATTTCTTTATCTTAAATGAGTTGTAATTTAGATTGTATGCTTTCTAGCAGGTGCCTAGTTTTTTCTGAAATACCGAAAtgctatggccagaatcctgttggtatttACATAAGATATGCAAAGCTTACAGATAATTGCAGCCAATTGACAAGGAACCAGTCTGCATCTTGCTCACAAGTCTGGTGTAAGACCCAGTTCCCATAAGTGAGATTCATCTGGGCATGTAGCCAATTAGCTGCAGTTGGCCACAGCAAGTCATACAAATCTTATAAAAACACTGTTAAAATTCTGGCCTATAAAACATAGATAAGAAAATATAGAATACACTTaactgacttttcttctctgctctttCTCTTATCACAGGGGTTGTGCTGTTGAAATGGCGCTAGTAGCTCTGAGTATTTCCCTGTGTATAGCTATCCTCGATACAGGATGTGGAACCAAACCTTCAGACTTTCACAGTCTCTGTAAACTAGTGAGTGTTCTGGAATTTCTAAACAGCTTATTTCTACACTGggttttctaaaacaaaaagTGAGGGAGAGAAACTCAGTTTGAGGTATTGACCTTAGTGGTAGTCATAACTACGCCAGCATTTTAATCCCACATTGGCATTTGACCCAAGTGTTATCAACTCCAAGGGTCCAGAAATAACAAGATAATCTCACTAACCTTGAGTGTTTAAATCATACTATTTGCTTCTACCTTTTGAAGTATTTTAGGACCCATCCAGATGGGTATATATAGCACTTTTTAGATCACTGTTGGTACACTTTGGAGAGAACCAAATTGTGGCATCCATGCGTGTTTCTACTCAGATTGAtacatcctgcccctttaagagctgccctGGTCCTTTCCGGCACAACActaggggcttctgctttttggtATGATTCAGCACACTCCTAATTATCTCATTGTGTAGCTCATGCAGATGGCTAGTTctcacccaaatggagctgtagGTGGAAATAACTGAGAAGACAGATGTTGTACTATATAGGCTGTTTGTTTGATACAGTACAGCAAAATTAAGTTCTTATGGCAATATTATTTGTGGTAATTTGCACACAAATATCTTTAAGACCTGTACATGTATTACTCATGCAAAGTTTGCTCATATGACAATGTAGGAGCAGGTCTCTTCTCTTGGTCCTACTTACATCCCCACATCCCCACATGGCCCCATGTTCTGACAGCCTGCAAAGAAAACCATAGAAATGAATAGTTCTTTGTACCAAGGAACTCCCCACCAATAGAATCCAATTAGGCATTTTGCCCACTGTTCTTGATCTTGTTTGGTTTAGCAGTCAAACAGTGTACCTTCTCCTATTCCATGTATCTGTTTCTTGCTGCAGGAAGAGAAAACTGTACACTGCAATGGGAAGAGGCTGATCTCCATCCCACAAGACTTACCTGCTGGAACAGAGAAACTCTTCCTGGATGGCAATCTTATGCAAACACTAAAGAATTCAACTTTAGAGCAGTATCAAGTTCTGCAGAGTCTCAGTCTATGCAAGAATGGACTGGAGACAATTGAACCCGGAGCTTTCCTTGGCAGCACAACTCTCACTGTTTTGTTGGTGGCTGACAATGACCTCTCCACAAACTATTCTGTGACAGCAACTGCTCTGTGGACTTTGCTTGTCCTACAGAAACTGGACCTATCTGGAAACCAGCTCACTGAGGCCATGATGAGCACCCTGATAGAGCATTTGTCTTCTCTAGAATCTTTGTCTATGGCCAGGAATGCTATAATGAGGCTGGATGACTCCCACTTCAAAAACCTGCCCAAACTGCAGCACCTGGATTTACAGCAGAACTACATCTTTGAGATTGAGACTGGTGCTTTTGAAGGTGTGTCAGGGCTGCAGACGCTGAATCTGGCCTACAACTACATCCCTTGCATTGTGGAGTTTGATCTGACCCAACTCCAAATTCTAAATGTTAGCCACAATCACATCGAGTGGTTTTTGGCTGTCGAAAATGATGCTGTCTTTGAACTAGAAACACTAGACCTTTCCCACAACCAACTTCTATTCTTCCCACTGTTGCCCAGGGTAAATAAATTGCAAACTCTGCTGCTGACACACAATAAAATGAACTTCTATGGAAATTTTTCCAACCATTCAGAGAGCTCTGTGCAACTGCTCTTTCTGGATGGCAACGTCACCAACATCACCACCCATGAACTGTGGGAAGAAATGAGCCATAGCAACCTTTCTTTCTTGACATTTCTAGATATGAGCTGGAACCAGCTCTGGTATCTGCCAGATAGTTTTTTTGAAGGGATGGTTTCCCTTGCCCACTTAAACATGAGTCACAATTGCTTAACAACATTGTGCATACATGAGAAAGAACTACTGAAGACCCTCGTAGACCTGGATCTCAGCTATAACCAGCTTTTAGATATAGAGGTGAACTTTGGTCCTGAAGTTAGCTTACTCAGCCTCCAAAGATTCAATCTAAATAACAACAGACTTCATGGTTTGCCTGCTAAAATCTTTACTCACACAAAAAATATTGCTACAATTAACCTCAGTAAGAATCCAATAGAGATTTGTACACCACACGGTGCTGGAAGCTCCAGCTGTGTAGATATCAGCAATGTTGCCTCCATAAGGAACCTTTTCTTGGCTGGTTGTGACTTACATGAGCTGGGCAACGACATCTTTCAAGGGACCTCATTAGCATACTTAGACCTATCTAACAACCCCAGGGCACTCCTCAATGGCTTAGGACCTCTGGAAGATGTTGCACAATCCCTGCAGGTGCTCTCTGTCCGGGACACCGGCCTCTCTGCCGCAAGAACAGAGATGGacttttctgcttttcagatGCTTGTGGAGTTGGATCTCTCTGAAAACTCTCTGACCAGCTTCCCTGAATCTTTAATAGATCTGAAACTGCATACTTTGGATCTCAGGAGAAATCATCTCCACTCCCTACCTCAGCATGCTATGCAAAAACAACTTGGAAAGAGCTTGCATACAATCTACCTCAGCCAGAATCCCTATGACTGCTGCAAACTCAGGTGGTGGGACACTCTCTGCAACCTTGGCACTGTCCACATTGCAGACATGAGTCAAGTCACTTGTAACCATTCCTCCAGATTTATCAATGCAGCAAATCTGCCTGAATACGTCCTACAAAATTGCAGTTGGCTAGCACCAGATATGACTTTGCTGTATCTGGTGCTTGCATTTCCTACCTGCTTGGCTCTATTGGTTGCCTCTGCTATCATCTTTCTAACTTTTAGGCAACCAATTCTTCAAATGGTAAAGAGCAGGTACAGAACATCCAGTCCGTATtgactctgtctctctctgtggtgtggaaatggagagaaaagcacaATACTGAACGTCAGGAATGGGGCTTAGCCAGGGTGGTGAAAAAGTTGGAACACCTTGCAGGTGTTGTAGCTACAGGTATGGTTCCAGCAAGCTGCTATGTTTGGTGAGGCATCATAAGGAGCTGCCCAGCTAGTTTAGTAAACTCTTGTTAATATCTTTGGCAGAGATGGAAGAGCATGCAAATTCTGTGCAGAGATACATGCCAGTAATAAAGTTGCAATgcacaacaggaaaaaagtgcaCCTACAAAGATAAGAGCATAAGATGACTTTTCCTGGGAATCAAATACATTTGAACACATACATCTGTATGAAACTTTGCGTGTTGGGCAAGcaaaattttatttttcccctagACGGATCCGCTCTCCCGCCCATATGTAGGGTTGTTCGCACAGTAAATGAAAGATTAACTGGGCAGATCAAATAGTAGAAAGGATGTAGTGGTTTTTGTTTATGTAGGTAATGTGTTAAGGCTGTTATAGCACTACTGGTTGCTTCATGATTTCTTAACATGGGGAAGCCAGAGGAAGAATTATAATGCATGCACTGTTGATTTTATATAAGGAACGGTGTTGTGTGCAAAGGCCAAATGCATAATACAGATTGGAATATAGTGGGCCATATTACAGAGGTAATAAAAGCTAACCTCAGATGTTCTCACTGCTGCTGGTTCATCAGCCAGAAGTGTCAGGGTTacgctaaaaaaaaaaaaaaaaaaaaaaaaaaagagcacataTGACCGGGAGAAGAATCTGGACTCTTGCTTTCCCTAGCCAGGCTGCATTCTGCCACTTTTCAGGGGTTTCTTTACAGACTGGATCCAATGTCAGAAGTCAGCTAGCCAAGAAAACATGGATTTACACTAACAGAGTGTAGCCAAGCATGACAGTGAGGTGGATTCTGGTGCCTTTCCTTGTgtgcttctttttatttaaagcagGAATGAGGAGTGAGTGGCCTTTGACTTTTAACTACCATAATTTTTCACAAACAGCTATGCTGTtttgagctgatgggagttgccctttccctttttttaatttttattttttgaaaaaaaaacatttcctagGGCATTCCCCCTTGTTAAGGGTATGAGGAAAGGAACTGAAATCTGTGGTTTCGTAGAAGCCAAAAGAATTGAATGGAGAACCTTGCCAGTAAAGCATCTGCCCATTTCACAGCACAGTTTCTCAGCCTCACACTCATTTTTCCTCAGTGCTCTTTTACTGTCCAGTGAACCATATAGGCTTTTTCCACTGAAAGGTTAAAAtgtctttgttgttctttagtcatgtccaactcttcgtgaccccatttgCTAAAAATGTCTAGCAACACCAATTGCTGGGGAAGGCATAGGATAAAGCTTCATGTTCTTCAATCCattcctttaatatatccaaaCATCTTTCTTAAAAGAAACTAATGGCCaactatagcagtggttcttaacgtgggcaataatgccgcccagggggcgatttcatttttcaggggggcggtagaacgaaaaggggcagtgtgggggcgaaagaacaggaggggggcggtaggggggtgctggagtgagccaaacctatgAAGGCAACctcagccacagtgctggcagtagatctggtgctgctgccgccgccagatgatccagctctttctacctgccatgtctcgcctttctcctttagggaaGCACTGAGTGTGggtcgggtggaaggaaagggtctcttgggtcctcatcctcgccccgtgaagcgctgcctcgcacccgggtggggagggagactaggtaggtgggtgggtgggtgggtaagatatcatcacctcagggaggggggcgatgataacttcctcaatggctcaagggggcgtttctttcaaaaaggttaagaaccactgaactatagaTATAGTGGAAGCTCTGAACTTTTATCAATGTAATATCTTTAATTAGCTGCAAGTATTATTTTTAAGTGTGTCCCAATGACAGATATGTGAACTGTTCAGTGGAATACTCCATGCTATCCACTGTGGAGGAATAGATTGTCATCTTGCCTAATGAATGAAGAGAGAAAGGGTGTTTAAAGAAATCCTGAATTATTTGGGGCATTATAATGTTTGAATGAGGGGGAAAATGAATTTAGAAGATGGAGATTAGGAGAAAAgaggcacacacaccccttttactGATGTGCATAAGACTCACAAAAATTATATGCTGGTTTGGAACAACATTATATAATCTTTTGTTTCACTAAGTAATTTCCTTGGACCTTTCCCTGgaagccattttctctctttttagtctCTAGTGTTGttgctgatttatttttttttaattgctctatAAATGATGAAGTAACATATATTAAATGTCTGGAATGAATGCAGCAAACTGTATTGTAAATGTGACACAGCCAAGAAGCACATGACAGCTTTGTTAATTTGGGGATATCAAACAGGATGGTATGATCGTATATGAGATATGCCACTTATCATGTACACGCCATCAGTCCAGAAGAAACGTCAACTTACCACAGGTACCCACCAGATCTGATTGCTTATAACATCATAAATGTTGCTGTCAGAATGGAGTGAGGTGAAAACATCTGTTGTACAGAAGGTGAAAACTTTGCTTGTGAGGAGAATTATTTAAGAATATCAGTTTTAAATACTTGATTTGTGTATATGTTTTCTCCTGGAGACATATATGAGGCAAGACATGTCATTGAGGTGGTGCTGTAGGATGGGTACAGTCTCATTATATCACAAGAAACTGCCATTACATAGAATAATAATATCagtgacccttttctgg from the Pogona vitticeps strain Pit_001003342236 chromosome 3, PviZW2.1, whole genome shotgun sequence genome contains:
- the NRROS gene encoding transforming growth factor beta activator LRRC33 isoform X2, with the translated sequence MTLPMLSMSLQLEEKTVHCNGKRLISIPQDLPAGTEKLFLDGNLMQTLKNSTLEQYQVLQSLSLCKNGLETIEPGAFLGSTTLTVLLVADNDLSTNYSVTATALWTLLVLQKLDLSGNQLTEAMMSTLIEHLSSLESLSMARNAIMRLDDSHFKNLPKLQHLDLQQNYIFEIETGAFEGVSGLQTLNLAYNYIPCIVEFDLTQLQILNVSHNHIEWFLAVENDAVFELETLDLSHNQLLFFPLLPRVNKLQTLLLTHNKMNFYGNFSNHSESSVQLLFLDGNVTNITTHELWEEMSHSNLSFLTFLDMSWNQLWYLPDSFFEGMVSLAHLNMSHNCLTTLCIHEKELLKTLVDLDLSYNQLLDIEVNFGPEVSLLSLQRFNLNNNRLHGLPAKIFTHTKNIATINLSKNPIEICTPHGAGSSSCVDISNVASIRNLFLAGCDLHELGNDIFQGTSLAYLDLSNNPRALLNGLGPLEDVAQSLQVLSVRDTGLSAARTEMDFSAFQMLVELDLSENSLTSFPESLIDLKLHTLDLRRNHLHSLPQHAMQKQLGKSLHTIYLSQNPYDCCKLRWWDTLCNLGTVHIADMSQVTCNHSSRFINAANLPEYVLQNCSWLAPDMTLLYLVLAFPTCLALLVASAIIFLTFRQPILQMVKSRYRTSSPY
- the NRROS gene encoding transforming growth factor beta activator LRRC33 isoform X1, which produces MALVALSISLCIAILDTGCGTKPSDFHSLCKLEEKTVHCNGKRLISIPQDLPAGTEKLFLDGNLMQTLKNSTLEQYQVLQSLSLCKNGLETIEPGAFLGSTTLTVLLVADNDLSTNYSVTATALWTLLVLQKLDLSGNQLTEAMMSTLIEHLSSLESLSMARNAIMRLDDSHFKNLPKLQHLDLQQNYIFEIETGAFEGVSGLQTLNLAYNYIPCIVEFDLTQLQILNVSHNHIEWFLAVENDAVFELETLDLSHNQLLFFPLLPRVNKLQTLLLTHNKMNFYGNFSNHSESSVQLLFLDGNVTNITTHELWEEMSHSNLSFLTFLDMSWNQLWYLPDSFFEGMVSLAHLNMSHNCLTTLCIHEKELLKTLVDLDLSYNQLLDIEVNFGPEVSLLSLQRFNLNNNRLHGLPAKIFTHTKNIATINLSKNPIEICTPHGAGSSSCVDISNVASIRNLFLAGCDLHELGNDIFQGTSLAYLDLSNNPRALLNGLGPLEDVAQSLQVLSVRDTGLSAARTEMDFSAFQMLVELDLSENSLTSFPESLIDLKLHTLDLRRNHLHSLPQHAMQKQLGKSLHTIYLSQNPYDCCKLRWWDTLCNLGTVHIADMSQVTCNHSSRFINAANLPEYVLQNCSWLAPDMTLLYLVLAFPTCLALLVASAIIFLTFRQPILQMVKSRYRTSSPY